One part of the Dyadobacter sp. 676 genome encodes these proteins:
- a CDS encoding SusC/RagA family TonB-linked outer membrane protein, whose amino-acid sequence MKRLITTLNLIAICCCAVPAVQAQSVALSRLDRADAGSDVRPRQAVSLESKLRELEKQFNVSFLYNSGYVVGKTVKESGKAGSLEQLLRKVLEPNNLAYKKLRDNFYVIYAKDDATEKAGGQPDAEEKTSREQQPSAHLQMAQPVSTLASLLKDAPGRKAADVALTVTGVVADAVTGEPLPGASVVVKGSGTGTTTNGEGRYELANVPENATLVFSFIGYLSAEAAVENRSVIDMKLSTDSKSLSEVVVVGYGTVSKKDVTGSVASVGGDEIRNMPVRSASDVLQGKAAGVMVTQSSGSPGSGGVVRIRGIGSINNSNEPLYIVDGLPQTGIGWLNPNDIETIDIHKDASAAAIYGSRASNGLVIITTKRGAKSEAMSVSFDSYYGLQSPWKRPHMLNAEEFINYKNRAAEAVGVTPPISPDMKTQALNFVRANTGPDGTDWWKQIIHENAPVQSYNITVSGGSKKVDFASALGYMDQKGIVRGSDYRRISWRNNVNADINDRVRLGSNIAVVYESRRNIDENNPYSGTIFSAMTADPITPVYRDNLKDIPSFYQTIMQGYDASNPFSRYAGILYSNKPNPVGQIERMRQSIWEGISMKGGANLEVKIFEPLKFRSNFGLDIHRGLSKGFTPQYYLNGYDYATYNTVSNYSYWSNYFVWENTLAFDQAWGQHRLNILAGTSAELTKGLEYGASKQGIVNNEEDMRIINAATINPGASGYTYSNALNSYFGRISYSFGGKYVLTANVRRDGTSRFARDYRWGTFPSISAAWNFTNEAFFKDAGLKWLSEGKLRASYGQIGNQNIGNGAYLSTYGNNSRYLFGDNKTWYMGAGRNSIGNPILQWETSNQTDIGIDLAFLNNKLTLTADYFKKAIDNMLLVVPLPTTLGYPNFPWSNAGKMVNKGWDFAIGYDDEVAGFRYGIKATLSTFTNKVTTLGGGEPIYSTAHLGETITKTEEGMPVGYYFGWLTDGIFQTQDEVNASAQKGLSTPGDIRFKNINGDQLLNADDRTKIGNPWPDFIYGLTLNAAYKGFDINAFLQGSQGNDVMNILRYDTEAGTGWYNAPKGFLEKAWNGPGSTNEYYKISQNAGLNTNVSQYFVEDGSYLRMKNIQLGYSLPGALLQKAKIKQVRFYIGAQNMFTITKYSGLDPEMGSTDPKLTGIDQGYFPQARTWMFGINAKF is encoded by the coding sequence ATGAAACGACTGATCACTACGCTTAACCTGATCGCCATTTGCTGTTGTGCCGTACCAGCGGTACAGGCGCAGTCTGTCGCGCTGTCGAGGCTCGACCGGGCAGACGCCGGCAGCGATGTCCGGCCGCGCCAGGCGGTGTCCCTGGAATCGAAGCTCCGGGAGCTGGAAAAACAGTTTAATGTCTCTTTCTTGTACAACTCCGGCTATGTGGTCGGAAAGACCGTGAAGGAATCCGGGAAAGCCGGTTCGCTGGAACAATTGCTTCGGAAAGTCCTCGAACCGAATAACCTGGCTTACAAGAAGCTGCGCGATAATTTTTATGTGATTTACGCAAAGGACGACGCGACCGAAAAGGCCGGCGGCCAGCCCGATGCCGAAGAGAAAACTTCCCGGGAGCAGCAACCATCGGCGCATTTGCAGATGGCGCAGCCGGTGAGCACGCTGGCGTCGCTTTTAAAAGATGCACCGGGGCGTAAGGCTGCCGATGTGGCGCTTACCGTTACGGGGGTAGTGGCGGATGCCGTTACAGGCGAACCCCTGCCCGGTGCGAGCGTAGTGGTGAAAGGCTCCGGCACCGGTACGACGACCAACGGGGAAGGCCGGTACGAGCTCGCGAATGTGCCTGAGAATGCGACGCTTGTGTTTTCGTTCATCGGCTATCTTTCGGCGGAAGCAGCAGTCGAAAACCGCTCGGTAATAGATATGAAGTTGTCGACGGATTCCAAATCACTTTCGGAAGTGGTGGTGGTAGGTTATGGAACGGTCTCGAAAAAGGATGTGACCGGTTCGGTAGCTTCCGTAGGCGGCGATGAAATCCGCAACATGCCGGTGCGGTCGGCTTCGGACGTGTTGCAGGGAAAGGCCGCGGGCGTTATGGTGACGCAGTCGAGCGGTAGCCCGGGTTCCGGGGGCGTTGTGCGTATACGAGGGATCGGTTCGATCAACAACTCCAACGAGCCGCTGTATATCGTCGACGGCCTGCCACAAACAGGCATCGGCTGGCTGAACCCCAACGACATCGAAACGATCGATATCCACAAGGATGCCTCGGCAGCAGCTATATATGGTTCGCGCGCATCGAATGGTCTGGTGATCATTACTACAAAAAGAGGGGCGAAGTCGGAAGCAATGAGTGTTTCGTTCGACAGCTATTATGGCTTGCAGTCGCCCTGGAAGCGTCCGCACATGCTGAATGCGGAAGAGTTTATCAATTATAAGAACCGCGCGGCCGAGGCTGTGGGCGTTACCCCGCCGATTTCGCCCGACATGAAAACGCAGGCCCTGAATTTCGTGCGCGCTAACACCGGACCGGACGGTACCGACTGGTGGAAGCAGATCATTCACGAGAATGCGCCGGTGCAGAGCTATAACATCACTGTTTCCGGTGGCAGCAAAAAAGTCGATTTCGCTTCGGCATTGGGTTATATGGATCAGAAAGGGATCGTGCGCGGATCGGATTACCGGAGGATTTCCTGGCGTAATAATGTGAATGCGGACATTAACGATCGGGTGCGCCTCGGGAGCAACATTGCCGTGGTGTACGAAAGTCGCCGCAATATCGATGAAAACAATCCCTATTCCGGGACGATTTTCAGTGCGATGACCGCCGACCCGATTACGCCGGTATATCGGGACAACCTGAAAGATATTCCATCCTTTTACCAGACCATCATGCAGGGCTACGATGCCAGCAATCCGTTTTCGCGGTACGCGGGGATTTTGTATTCCAACAAGCCGAACCCTGTGGGCCAGATCGAGCGGATGCGGCAGAGCATTTGGGAAGGGATCAGTATGAAAGGCGGTGCTAACCTGGAAGTGAAGATTTTTGAACCACTCAAATTCCGCAGCAATTTCGGGCTGGATATTCACCGGGGCCTTTCAAAGGGTTTCACGCCGCAGTATTACCTGAATGGTTACGACTACGCAACTTATAACACGGTAAGCAACTATTCGTATTGGTCCAATTACTTCGTTTGGGAGAATACGCTGGCCTTCGACCAGGCCTGGGGCCAGCACCGCCTGAATATTTTGGCCGGTACTTCCGCCGAATTGACGAAAGGACTGGAATACGGTGCTTCCAAGCAGGGGATCGTCAACAATGAGGAAGACATGCGGATCATTAATGCCGCCACGATCAATCCCGGAGCATCGGGGTACACCTATTCAAATGCGTTGAATTCCTATTTTGGTCGTATAAGCTACTCGTTTGGCGGTAAATATGTGCTTACGGCTAACGTGCGCCGCGACGGTACTTCCCGGTTCGCCAGAGATTATCGCTGGGGTACTTTCCCGTCGATTTCGGCGGCATGGAACTTTACCAACGAGGCGTTCTTCAAAGACGCAGGCCTGAAATGGCTTTCCGAAGGCAAGCTGCGCGCCAGCTACGGGCAGATCGGCAACCAGAATATCGGCAATGGCGCTTATTTGTCGACTTACGGAAACAATAGCCGCTATCTTTTCGGCGACAATAAAACCTGGTATATGGGTGCGGGCCGCAATAGTATCGGTAACCCGATTTTGCAATGGGAAACTTCGAACCAGACTGATATCGGCATAGACCTGGCTTTTTTGAACAACAAACTGACGCTGACGGCCGACTACTTTAAAAAGGCGATCGATAATATGCTGCTCGTAGTACCGCTGCCGACTACATTGGGATACCCCAATTTCCCCTGGTCGAATGCGGGCAAGATGGTTAACAAAGGTTGGGATTTCGCGATTGGTTATGACGATGAAGTGGCTGGTTTCCGGTATGGCATCAAGGCTACGCTGTCGACTTTCACTAACAAAGTGACCACCCTGGGCGGCGGCGAGCCGATCTATTCCACCGCGCATTTAGGGGAAACCATCACTAAAACCGAGGAAGGGATGCCGGTAGGGTACTATTTCGGCTGGCTGACGGACGGTATTTTCCAGACGCAGGACGAGGTGAATGCGAGCGCGCAAAAAGGCCTTTCGACGCCGGGAGATATCCGTTTCAAAAACATCAACGGCGACCAGTTGCTCAATGCAGATGACCGTACAAAAATCGGTAATCCCTGGCCGGACTTTATTTATGGGTTAACGCTGAATGCGGCCTACAAGGGATTTGATATCAATGCATTCCTGCAAGGATCGCAGGGCAACGATGTGATGAACATCCTGCGCTACGATACCGAAGCCGGCACGGGTTGGTACAATGCGCCGAAAGGGTTTCTGGAAAAGGCATGGAATGGTCCGGGCAGCACGAATGAGTATTATAAAATTTCGCAGAATGCCGGGTTGAATACCAATGTGTCCCAGTACTTTGTCGAAGACGGGTCGTATCTGCGCATGAAAAACATCCAGCTGGGTTACAGCTTGCCGGGCGCTTTGCTTCAAAAGGCGAAAATCAAGCAGGTACGATTCTACATCGGTGCGCAAAACATGTTCACGATCACCAAATACAGCGGCCTCGATCCTGAAATGGGTTCCACGGACCCGAAGCTGACGGGTATCGACCAAGGCTATTTCCCGCAAGCACGCACGTGGATGTTTGGTATCAATGCTAAATTCTAA
- a CDS encoding FecR domain-containing protein — protein sequence MDKNRLLYLLERDKTGRLLPGEAEELEAWYRSGEARPAFTDGLSANALSALEEKILARVQAEAPRPALPLHSWRGWFGRIAAAVLLVIVAGVGIYLISRRNGRIVERTGFGETRALTLPDGSEVTLNGNSVLSYDAGWAELREVRLEGEAYFKIVHTRDHRRFRVRTGADFSLDVLGTQFNVSKRSSGTRIVLDEGKVQCNIGGSGAETLVLRPGEMVQFRKEPADYERKRVQTDLYSSWKDHKLVFKNTSLGEVAAILRDTYGFETETSHPDLLDRRISGSVPTDNVEILLQGIAEASAVSITREGDQLIIEPRSR from the coding sequence ATGGACAAAAATCGCTTGCTGTATTTATTGGAAAGGGACAAAACAGGTCGGCTTTTGCCCGGCGAGGCGGAAGAGCTCGAAGCCTGGTACCGTTCCGGCGAGGCGCGCCCGGCTTTTACGGACGGGCTTTCGGCCAATGCCCTCTCCGCCCTGGAAGAGAAGATCCTCGCGCGCGTTCAGGCGGAAGCACCCCGGCCGGCCCTGCCGCTGCACTCGTGGCGGGGATGGTTCGGCAGGATCGCGGCGGCGGTATTGCTCGTGATCGTCGCGGGCGTCGGTATATATCTGATAAGCAGGCGGAACGGGCGGATAGTTGAGCGGACGGGCTTCGGCGAGACGCGGGCGCTTACGCTTCCCGATGGCTCCGAGGTAACTTTGAACGGCAATTCGGTGCTGTCGTATGACGCCGGGTGGGCCGAATTGCGGGAAGTGCGGCTCGAAGGAGAGGCTTATTTCAAAATCGTGCACACGCGCGACCACCGCAGGTTCCGCGTGCGTACCGGAGCCGATTTCAGCCTCGATGTGCTGGGAACGCAATTCAATGTAAGCAAGCGCAGCAGCGGCACCCGCATCGTGCTCGACGAGGGAAAGGTGCAATGCAACATAGGCGGTTCGGGAGCTGAAACGCTTGTTCTGAGACCGGGTGAAATGGTTCAATTCCGTAAAGAACCGGCGGATTACGAGCGGAAGCGCGTTCAAACGGACCTGTACTCGTCATGGAAAGATCATAAGCTCGTATTTAAAAACACTTCTCTCGGGGAAGTGGCTGCGATATTGAGGGATACCTACGGCTTTGAAACCGAAACCAGCCACCCCGATCTCCTCGACCGCCGGATATCAGGTTCCGTTCCCACGGATAATGTGGAAATCCTTCTTCAGGGAATCGCCGAAGCCTCGGCGGTCAGCATCACACGCGAAGGCGACCAACTCATCATCGAACCGAGATCCAGGTAA
- a CDS encoding heavy metal translocating P-type ATPase metal-binding domain-containing protein: MSIWAAPEATSDTRHVCYHCGEDCRDGVLHSDNHDFCCDGCLTVYDLLKESGLCQYYAIEGSRGISPAASFYQGKYDHLDLPEVRDRMIEFTDGRLTTVYWYFPKMHCSSCIWLLEHLYRLAPAVRSSVVNFPEKKCGLRSTPPHCA; the protein is encoded by the coding sequence ATGAGCATATGGGCGGCCCCGGAGGCCACTTCCGATACCCGGCATGTTTGCTACCATTGCGGAGAAGATTGCCGCGACGGAGTGCTGCATTCCGACAACCACGACTTTTGCTGCGATGGCTGCCTGACGGTCTATGACCTGCTGAAAGAGAGCGGTCTTTGCCAATATTACGCCATCGAAGGATCGCGGGGCATATCCCCCGCCGCTTCGTTCTACCAGGGAAAATACGATCACCTCGACCTGCCCGAAGTGCGTGACAGGATGATCGAGTTTACGGATGGCCGGTTGACGACCGTTTACTGGTATTTTCCCAAAATGCATTGCAGCTCGTGTATCTGGCTCCTCGAACACCTTTATCGCCTTGCTCCCGCAGTGCGGAGTTCGGTGGTGAATTTCCCCGAAAAAAAGTGCGGATTACGTTCGACGCCCCCGCATTGCGCCTGA
- a CDS encoding AGE family epimerase/isomerase has translation MQPEKYIDQYRHALLNDVIPFWMKNSPDREAGGFFTCLDREGKVFDTDKFMWLQCRQVWCFAMLYNQVEKRREWLDMALSGAAFLQRHGRDANGNWYFSLDRYGNPLMQPHSIFSDCFATMAFGQLYKVTGNPEFKTIAVDTFRNILRRQDNPKGIYSKSVPGARPLESFALPMILCNLVLEIESLLEPSLVNEVIQRGIDTVMNKFYRPELGVILENVSPDGSFSDSFEGRLVNPGHGLESMWFIMDLAGRTSDANLAQRAVDIAIRLVEYGWDGQYGGIFYFMDVKGNPPQQLEWDQKLWWVHMETLITLLKGYLHTGDERCAQWFERVHAYTWSHFPDPEHGEWFGYLNRRGEPLLSLKGGKWKGCFHVPRGLFQCWKTLEAIQAKVTLNV, from the coding sequence ATGCAACCTGAAAAGTACATAGACCAGTACCGTCACGCCCTGCTGAACGACGTGATCCCTTTCTGGATGAAAAATTCCCCGGACCGCGAAGCCGGCGGCTTTTTTACCTGCCTCGACCGCGAAGGGAAGGTATTCGATACCGACAAGTTTATGTGGCTGCAATGCCGGCAGGTCTGGTGCTTTGCCATGCTTTACAATCAGGTTGAAAAGCGGCGCGAATGGCTTGATATGGCGCTTTCGGGCGCTGCTTTTTTGCAGCGGCATGGGCGGGACGCCAACGGTAACTGGTATTTTTCGCTCGACCGTTACGGTAATCCGCTCATGCAGCCGCACAGCATTTTCTCAGATTGCTTCGCGACGATGGCGTTCGGGCAGTTGTATAAAGTGACTGGTAATCCGGAATTCAAAACCATCGCCGTCGATACTTTTCGGAACATATTAAGAAGACAGGACAATCCGAAGGGCATATATAGCAAGTCGGTGCCCGGCGCCCGGCCGTTGGAAAGCTTCGCACTGCCGATGATCCTCTGTAACCTGGTGCTGGAAATCGAGTCGTTGTTGGAGCCGTCCCTGGTTAATGAAGTGATACAACGCGGGATCGACACCGTAATGAACAAATTTTACCGGCCGGAGCTGGGCGTAATTCTTGAAAATGTCAGTCCGGACGGCTCTTTCTCCGATTCGTTCGAAGGCAGGCTGGTGAACCCCGGCCACGGACTGGAATCGATGTGGTTCATTATGGACCTTGCCGGCCGGACATCCGATGCGAATCTGGCACAGCGGGCGGTTGATATTGCCATTCGGCTCGTCGAATATGGCTGGGACGGGCAGTATGGAGGCATTTTCTACTTTATGGATGTAAAAGGGAATCCGCCGCAACAGCTCGAATGGGACCAGAAACTCTGGTGGGTACACATGGAAACGCTCATTACCTTGCTGAAAGGTTACCTGCATACCGGCGACGAGCGTTGCGCGCAGTGGTTCGAGCGCGTACATGCGTACACATGGAGCCACTTCCCCGATCCTGAACACGGAGAGTGGTTTGGCTATCTCAACCGGCGGGGCGAGCCGTTGCTGTCCTTAAAGGGAGGTAAATGGAAGGGATGCTTCCACGTTCCGCGCGGGCTGTTTCAATGCTGGAAGACGTTGGAGGCCATACAAGCAAAAGTAACCCTGAACGTCTGA
- a CDS encoding PQQ-dependent sugar dehydrogenase, whose product MKSSIGLLLAGGLCVASVARHDRPLFRQVDHPGPVRAAALPEGPDSSRFTYTSLVSGLDEPMEMAILPNYDVVIAERKGAVRYFDNATRELSTIAQFNVFSGIEDGLLGVAIDPDFKNNNWIYFYYGVGGEKSVSHLARFELKGRKLVQESKKVLLEIPTQRKYCCHSAGYITFSDGLLYLSIGDNTNAEEIEGHTPIDERPGRELSDDQAATANSNDYRGKILRIKPEPDGTYSIPDGNLFPKDGSRGKPEIYVMGVRNPFRISVDPKTRYLYWGDVGPDTEVPGSEGKMSYDEINQARKPGFFGYPYFLGDNEVFPDYDFATKKEGPGKDPQRPINDSPHNTGIRELPPAQPAFIWYGKGPSRKYPLVGKGGASAMAGPVYYSDLYPDAPYKLPEYYNGKLFIFEWIRKWIMAVTMDANGNYVRMEPFLPQLKVVAPIDMQIAPDGAIYLLAYGTNWFARNTDSGIIRVEYAEGNRNPVAVVSSGKTIGAAPFTATLSAKGSRDYDAGDKLIYEWKIGAKKLAGEEIRHTFTKPGIYNVVLTVSDQNGGKGTATTEFKIGNTPPDVTIGTKANRTFYWDNAPFDYRIKVTDKEDGKIERAKIHASFNYLTFGKDLAGALSGSEGENIRYAATAKLYASLDCKACHTVETKSIGPALKEISRRYRGNAVAADMLARKIIAGGSGNWGSYPMPPHADLPEKSAKEIAEYILSLGESAGDIPLATQMKLTEHIGKGNEGAYVLLASYTDKGANGIGPLKTASHIVLRNPLIQMEDYQEGNVGVVVATQNTGFVSYIANITNGKYTRFNQIDLSHIKNIRFRIQEHGAGGTIELRQDSREGTLLGQVVIPGGRLEDLKTGWKEVLLPVSGTGGVHDLYLVFKNEQIKGPMFHIDWMYFENDLTP is encoded by the coding sequence ATGAAATCTTCGATTGGTCTTTTGCTTGCCGGGGGGCTTTGTGTGGCTTCGGTGGCGCGGCATGACAGGCCGTTGTTCCGGCAGGTAGACCATCCCGGACCGGTTCGTGCGGCTGCGCTCCCGGAAGGGCCGGATTCGAGCAGGTTTACCTACACTTCGTTGGTATCCGGGCTCGACGAGCCGATGGAAATGGCGATTCTGCCCAACTACGACGTGGTCATTGCAGAGCGGAAAGGAGCGGTCCGGTATTTCGACAATGCAACCAGGGAGCTCTCGACTATCGCGCAGTTCAATGTGTTCAGCGGGATCGAGGATGGTTTGTTGGGTGTTGCGATAGACCCTGATTTTAAAAATAATAACTGGATCTATTTCTATTATGGCGTCGGCGGCGAGAAAAGCGTGAGCCATCTGGCGCGCTTCGAGCTGAAAGGCAGGAAGCTGGTCCAGGAGTCCAAAAAAGTACTGCTGGAAATCCCGACCCAGCGCAAGTACTGCTGCCATTCGGCCGGATACATCACTTTTTCGGATGGCTTGCTGTATCTCTCGATCGGGGACAATACCAATGCCGAGGAAATCGAAGGCCATACGCCGATCGATGAACGTCCGGGTCGGGAGCTTTCGGACGATCAGGCGGCGACGGCAAACAGTAACGATTACCGGGGCAAGATCCTGCGGATCAAACCCGAGCCCGATGGTACTTACAGTATTCCGGACGGTAACCTTTTCCCGAAGGACGGCTCACGGGGCAAGCCTGAAATTTATGTTATGGGCGTGAGAAACCCGTTCCGGATTTCGGTCGATCCTAAAACCAGATACCTGTACTGGGGCGATGTGGGGCCGGATACGGAGGTACCCGGGAGCGAGGGAAAAATGAGTTACGACGAAATTAACCAGGCACGTAAGCCGGGATTCTTCGGGTATCCTTATTTTCTGGGAGATAACGAAGTGTTTCCCGACTACGATTTTGCGACAAAAAAGGAAGGTCCGGGCAAAGATCCGCAAAGACCCATCAATGATTCGCCGCATAATACCGGCATTCGTGAGTTGCCCCCTGCGCAGCCCGCATTCATTTGGTATGGTAAAGGTCCTTCCAGAAAATACCCGCTGGTTGGAAAGGGCGGGGCCAGCGCGATGGCCGGACCGGTATATTACAGCGATTTGTATCCCGATGCGCCTTACAAGCTGCCCGAATATTACAATGGTAAGCTCTTCATCTTCGAATGGATCCGGAAATGGATCATGGCCGTGACAATGGATGCGAACGGCAATTATGTGCGTATGGAGCCGTTCCTGCCGCAATTGAAAGTCGTTGCGCCGATCGATATGCAGATCGCGCCGGACGGGGCTATTTATCTGCTCGCTTATGGTACCAACTGGTTCGCACGTAATACCGATTCAGGCATAATCCGGGTCGAATACGCCGAGGGCAACCGCAATCCCGTGGCGGTCGTTTCGTCGGGGAAGACCATCGGGGCGGCACCGTTTACTGCGACGCTTTCAGCCAAAGGTTCAAGAGATTACGACGCCGGCGACAAACTGATTTATGAATGGAAGATCGGTGCAAAAAAGCTAGCGGGCGAGGAAATCCGGCATACTTTTACCAAACCGGGTATTTATAATGTAGTGCTCACCGTTTCCGACCAGAACGGCGGCAAAGGTACTGCCACTACCGAATTCAAGATTGGAAACACGCCTCCCGACGTGACGATCGGGACGAAGGCGAACCGCACCTTCTATTGGGACAACGCGCCGTTCGACTACCGCATTAAGGTTACCGACAAAGAGGACGGAAAGATCGAGCGGGCCAAAATCCACGCGAGTTTCAACTACCTGACATTCGGCAAGGACCTGGCAGGGGCGCTTTCGGGCTCGGAAGGAGAAAATATCCGGTATGCGGCAACAGCAAAGTTGTACGCTTCGCTGGATTGCAAGGCTTGCCACACGGTGGAAACGAAGTCCATTGGTCCTGCCCTGAAAGAAATTTCCAGAAGGTACAGGGGAAATGCAGTTGCAGCGGACATGCTCGCAAGGAAGATCATCGCAGGGGGAAGCGGAAACTGGGGTTCGTACCCGATGCCGCCGCATGCCGATTTGCCTGAAAAAAGCGCGAAGGAGATAGCGGAGTACATTCTCTCGCTGGGAGAAAGCGCCGGGGATATCCCGCTCGCGACACAAATGAAACTTACCGAACATATCGGTAAAGGAAATGAAGGTGCCTACGTATTGCTGGCATCGTATACAGACAAGGGGGCGAATGGTATCGGCCCGCTGAAAACGGCCAGTCATATCGTGCTCCGTAACCCGCTGATCCAGATGGAGGACTATCAGGAGGGCAATGTGGGCGTGGTGGTAGCGACGCAGAATACCGGTTTCGTTTCATATATCGCCAATATCACCAATGGCAAATACACCCGGTTCAACCAGATCGATTTATCGCATATCAAAAATATCCGTTTCCGCATTCAGGAACACGGCGCCGGCGGGACGATCGAATTACGGCAGGATAGTCGCGAAGGCACGCTCCTGGGGCAGGTCGTGATTCCCGGTGGCAGGCTGGAAGATCTGAAAACGGGTTGGAAAGAAGTCCTGCTGCCCGTAAGCGGGACAGGGGGTGTTCATGATTTGTACCTGGTTTTTAAAAACGAACAAATCAAAGGTCCGATGTTCCATATAGACTGGATGTATTTCGAAAACGACTTAACTCCTTAA
- a CDS encoding RagB/SusD family nutrient uptake outer membrane protein gives MKKLSTIILASCLVLAGSSCSDEFLDRTPPGNLTDETFYKSPDAGFKSLVTCYRGFVNDFWGYEAARAELGNMATDDADKGGSDAGDRPFVTDLGFGRALSSNETLAGYWTARYNAIGNCNVALERLPEANLIDATGAPLAANLKSRYLAEIRFLRAFFYLDLVRVFGGVPLVTKTLTVDDRTKLNRAPATEVFQFIEAELTAVANDPTMLSAASLQTSELGRATKEAAWALLAKTYLFFAKDDATLFAKARDAARKVIDSGAFALHPQFQEIFLENGYKTKEAVFSIIMGDDPAVPIHGSTINVYCSPRGATGGWGFDLPTQDLVNEFEEGDPRLLFTILQPGDQFPKLNGTKEVLDFSTYPNTGYHNRKVYLPESRRGQGWGNDAWTYHPIRYADVLLMYAEALIESGGDKAEAVNYINQVRRRASNSSRKDTEAASRVLKVAEKQLPDVKVSDDLRKAVRHERRVELAMEYHRLFDLMRWNTLVPTMKAYSAKPFSNGKGGNFTAGRNEVFPIPQVEIDRSGGSIVQNPNY, from the coding sequence ATGAAAAAGTTATCGACAATTATACTCGCGTCATGTCTTGTGCTTGCCGGATCTTCCTGCTCCGACGAGTTCCTCGACCGCACGCCGCCCGGCAACCTTACGGACGAAACGTTCTATAAATCGCCCGACGCCGGCTTTAAGTCGCTGGTAACCTGTTACCGCGGGTTTGTGAACGATTTCTGGGGATACGAAGCCGCCCGTGCCGAGCTGGGGAATATGGCTACCGACGACGCCGACAAAGGCGGTTCCGATGCCGGCGACCGTCCGTTTGTGACCGACCTGGGTTTCGGGCGGGCGCTTTCGTCCAATGAAACCCTTGCAGGATACTGGACGGCCCGTTACAATGCGATCGGAAACTGTAATGTCGCGCTGGAGCGCCTGCCCGAGGCGAACCTCATCGATGCTACCGGTGCCCCGCTTGCGGCAAATCTCAAGAGCCGTTATCTGGCGGAAATCCGCTTTCTGAGAGCATTCTTCTATCTGGACCTCGTGCGGGTATTCGGCGGTGTGCCGCTGGTTACCAAGACGTTGACGGTTGATGACCGTACAAAACTCAACCGCGCGCCGGCCACTGAAGTGTTTCAATTTATAGAAGCCGAACTCACCGCTGTTGCAAACGACCCCACAATGCTTTCAGCGGCCAGTCTGCAAACATCGGAACTGGGCCGTGCTACGAAAGAGGCTGCCTGGGCGCTGCTGGCAAAGACATACCTGTTTTTTGCCAAAGACGATGCGACGCTTTTTGCCAAGGCGCGCGACGCGGCCAGGAAGGTGATCGATTCGGGCGCTTTCGCATTGCATCCGCAGTTTCAGGAGATATTCCTGGAAAACGGTTATAAGACAAAAGAAGCTGTGTTTTCAATCATCATGGGCGACGATCCGGCGGTTCCGATCCACGGCAGCACGATCAATGTGTATTGTTCGCCGCGGGGCGCTACCGGTGGCTGGGGCTTTGATTTGCCGACCCAGGACCTGGTGAATGAGTTCGAAGAAGGCGACCCCCGGTTGTTATTCACTATTTTGCAACCCGGCGACCAGTTTCCCAAGCTGAATGGCACCAAGGAAGTCCTCGATTTCTCGACCTATCCGAACACGGGGTATCATAACCGCAAAGTATACCTGCCCGAATCGCGGCGCGGGCAGGGCTGGGGCAACGATGCGTGGACCTACCACCCGATCCGCTATGCCGACGTGCTCCTGATGTACGCCGAGGCGTTGATCGAAAGCGGCGGCGACAAGGCCGAAGCGGTGAATTACATCAATCAGGTCCGCCGACGGGCATCAAACTCTTCGCGGAAGGATACGGAGGCGGCATCAAGGGTATTGAAAGTGGCCGAAAAACAATTGCCCGACGTTAAAGTGAGCGACGACCTCCGCAAGGCCGTGCGTCATGAGCGCCGCGTTGAGCTGGCTATGGAATATCACCGCCTGTTCGACCTTATGCGCTGGAACACACTGGTGCCAACGATGAAAGCGTACTCCGCCAAACCATTTTCGAACGGAAAAGGTGGCAATTTCACCGCCGGCAGGAACGAAGTGTTCCCTATCCCGCAGGTGGAGATCGACCGCTCGGGAGGCTCCATTGTACAGAATCCGAACTATTGA